In Rhodamnia argentea isolate NSW1041297 chromosome 1, ASM2092103v1, whole genome shotgun sequence, the genomic window ATTCAATTCGAATTTTCATAAACGAAGAAATTTGGAAGCACAGCTGCTATTACAGAACCACATTTATACACTTTCACTTATTATGATGCCCTTATGCTATATGCAAGTCTAACAATTGAAAAGGCCTCAATTAGGAAGGATAGTAAAAAAAGTAGGAATCAAATCTCAGGAAAAGTAACAACACCTCTTTTCTCATCAGAAATAACGCGACACCACCTTGACAGGGAGACAATGAGAGTTCATTAGTTCGACAGAATATACACACCTCCATTTCTGACTGCCTTCAACTGGAAGATTCCACTGCCTTGAGGACCGGATACAGGAAATGTGCAAGAAACAGAATGCCTCTGATGAGCAACTGCTAGAGATGCATTGTACCAGGGGCCCTTCTTAATCGGTTCCCCAAGGGCATCTATGATTGCCTTGCTCTTACTTGCTTTATCCACAGCCTTACTAAATAACATCGAGGCAAAGACCAAGGAAGTGTTAGAAAATTTCAATGATGAGAACCGAATGAACAAACTGACGATTAATGGTCATTACACTCCTCCACCAAAAAGTTcagcaagaaacaaaagaaccagCAATTTAAGGACAGATAAGGAAAAGAATACTAACAAAATATAATTACTGCATAGCAGCACAGAGGACCGCTCTAAAAAGAACTTTAGTTTGAGGTATAATAAGCTTGTAGCTGAATAATAGAAAGCAAAATTGGCAGAAATGTGATCCCCATGACTAGCCGATCATGTATGAGCAAAGTACAACGAATCAATTTTTTATCTTGCTGAGATTTAAAGGacacttttgaattttaaagAATAAAACTCCTATTGTCGATCTTGTCAACAAGAATAAAACTTCTGTGTTTAGGGATAGCATTTGTTGCAAGTATTCTCGTAGACTCAATTTTTGGTTCCCAAGTgaagtttgacgaccatataTATGATTCTAGATAAAATTACTCGTACATGTAGTCTAGTTACATGAAAATTGGTCAAGATTCATTTAATTTCTTCTGAAAATGGATCTTTTAGCCAAGCTGGATGTTGAGGGATAAGTGTTTGTACTCAAGCATCACACGGAATCCCTGATCACAATTTACCAATGGAGATCATGTAAGACTTGACAGGATTATTTTAGGGAGTTCAAGGACTTGACTTCCTAATTAAATTGTTTTTGGATTGAACTGCACATGTCCCCAAATTTTAGGACctacaaagaaacaaaaaggtcAAGGAAAACGTCTCTTCACTTTTAACCAGTTGGTATAGCCTTAAAGTGAAGGGTGAGGTTACTCTGAGCATTTGTTAATTACTTTTTGTATAATAACTTCTTTGGATTTACCAAAAATTCGGAATTCGAAAGCTTTTCCCCAGAGAGCAATTGGTTTCAAAAGCTAGCTGTTACATTGATTTGCTTTCTCTAATTCTGCTTCCTCAACTTTACTAAAATGGCTATACCATAGGTTGTATCAGTTAATATATATCTCGGCAATCATAGAACCTGGTCATGTAAATCAGGAGTGTATTTTTGGTTGCTTTGTGCACTTGCAATGCAAAGATATTGCAATCAACTTCCTCATTAAAGCTATACAAGATATATATGCTTATAGGATCAAATGTTCAGTATTATCTATAGATGTAGGAGGTCTCATGCAATATACACTATTAATTATCCACGTAAAGcatggaaacaaacaatttgaGCCGAGATCATTAGTGAAAATGCATAATAACTGAAAAGCATCGAGCCTTAACAAATTGGTGCGCCACCCAGGAAATCTTTTAAGGACAGGCTCCCAGTATATTCTCTTTTGAGTATGTAAAGTATAAAAGACACTTCTCAAGTAGAGCCACATTAGCCATGAGAGTTCATAGGCATATGAAAGGCAACCAAGTTCTCCAACCCAGTCGATATCTTTCAGGCTCAACCTTCACTAAGCACTACATTACAACCATGTCCCCATGCTAACTCAAATAATCAAATTTCCCCATGCTCTGGCAGCTCCACATTACTTGTTAACGTCAAGAAGTTTAACCCAAAGAATTGCTACAGAAACAATGAGAAACTACCTGCTGCAGTCATGATAGATAACAAGATCGTCAAGAGCGCTCAAAGCAACACCACCCGTCACCGTGATCAGCACGAACGACACGGCCTTTCGTACGAAACTGCTTTTGCCCTCATTCGAAGGCTGCGCAGAACTGCGAAAACGCCAGCATCAAGTATGTAAGCCAGCCACATTTAACAGCAATAATCTGTCGCTTTCTAAATCAACCAATGCATCGAAAGAGCACGAACTGCCAATTCATGCAGCAGAACTCTGAATGAATGACACTAAATCAAACGGCCAGATAAAAGACCCATCGAACCTGGAGTATAGCGATTTCGGCGTACCCTTCGCGACGGAAACTATCCTTCTCGCTAGCATTTCTCACTCTCCGTCCGTATCCCTCTCTCCGACGGCGGAATTCTCGTCGGAGCAGCAGATTAACCGTCCAGACAAACCGGGAAGATTCTCCGACAACCTGGTTGAGGAATTTCATCAAACGGTTAGACTCATCACCTGAATTGACCCACCATGCGTACCGAAAGCAAGCCGGGGACGACAATCTGTgcttgagagagagacacagagaCCTCAGAGGTTGGGGGTTGTGGCGCCGTCGCTAGCTGCTCTGTTCGAGCAAAGAGGGAGAGCTTAAACTTTGTCAAGAACAAGACATTTGATTAAATCCCGGGATTATTTCTAAAATTCCCATATTGACCCCCAAATTTGCTAATTCAATGTCAATTTGCCCCAACGTTTTCGTAAATATTCTTTCGAGGCCATATTTTCTTGACTAAAACTTGGCCCGTTGTTTCTGCACGCTCATTCGACCCGTTTCACTCGGCAAGATCACGTGTCTTTGTAAACCTTATACGTTTATGTCCTAAATACAGTGTCATAATTGCGTTGTATCTTGAATTTCATTTTTACCCTCGCTTTTTTGAGCATGCGTTCCGATAATTTTGAGTTAAGTAAGTCCAATTTAAAGAATACGATAGCTTGAAGTTGGTACTCAAATAACATCCAATTAAAAAGTCCTTTTGTGCCGATTGATTCTGGGTGTTTTGCCTTCCTTCGAGCTTGAAGAAGAAAACACGGTGCTGTTCCAACACACTAAGGACAGCCCCGTCATGGATAGCTTCATCgcccttctcttttcttggcTTTAAGTCTCAATCCCACCGTAAGTCGATCTCTCCATCTCTGCATCTATCAtctttcttccccttttctacGCTTCAATCTCAGCTTTGTTTCCTGTAGCCGCTGCCATGGATGAGGACGGTGAGCCTCGAGCTTGGCCGTGCTTGACTAGGCCTCAATCTTCATTCAATGCTATTGATTAGGGCTAGAAATTGAGCACAAGCATCGCATGATCGTAGGCAAGCGAGATTGGAAAAGGtaagaaagacaaaataaagACCTCGGTAAAGTGAGTTACGCCACGTCTAGAGCATGGCGCCACGCAAGACCTCTATCAACGTCGTTCGAACATCAGCTAGTGTCCCTGCCCTCCTTTGTGTATTCAAATTCCAAAGTCTTCGTAGAGAAAGAAGACAAAGAGAAGGCAAGAGAGGAATACAAATATTAGAGAGGGTAgaggtagaaggaaaaaaattcatcaaatgctAGACTTAGGCTTAAAAGCCATAGAACTaattgatcctttttttttgtcctaattaAACTTTGTGCACGACTTCCGGCTGTACTGATAGAGAATTCTCACATTTAGAAATGTATATTCGTTCAAACAAATCTCCCAAGTCGGTTGAACATCCTTTATTTATGTGTAAGTGGAAGTGCAGGGATCAAATTAAAATGTATTTATAAGTTTAGGAAAATTCTACAATTAACCCAGTTTTAAATATCTTCATTTTACTCCTCTAAACCGCACGTATGACATATGACATGACATATGACATCGTACTTCTTCTTTGTCCCCACGGGGGAAATTCTGGAAGATCGTAAAAGCGTTCTCTCCACTTCTCTCACTTTGCTTATTGCAAGCACACGTTGATCGAGACACAGAAAAAAGCATGTCCGAGAAGAAGTTCGGCCTCGATTGTCGTCATCTCCCAGCCACCGGCGAGATGAAGAAGGACAAAGAGAAGTTGAAATTGTCACCTTCCGCGAGGAAATCGCCGAATCGGAGCAGTCACGGCGGGAGCGGGGAGGAGCACGGCGGAGACGGTCAAGGatccgacggcggcggcggcgacgattCCTCCATCCCCGCCGTCAGGTTCTCCTCCCGGAACGATTCCTCCAAGTACGACTTCGTCAAGGTTTGTTTCCCCGAGGAAGACGCGATTGTGTGCCGGTTTGGTTCGAAAGCGGAATCTGAATTCACTCTTCTTCGTTGGTGTTTCTTGCAGGTGAAGGTGTGGTTAGGGGATAATTGCGATCATTACTACGTTCTCTCGAGGTTTCTCCTCAGCAGAATGTTGACCGTCACtaaggttcttcttcttcacttttcGACTTCGACGTACTGCTAGTTCCACATTTTagtgctttttcttttgaatgttAGCTTTCCTTAGGCTACAGCAGCCACTCGATGCTCTAATCGTGTGATTTGAGCTCTGGTTAGGATGCTTCAGAGGATTTTCAGCTTGCTAATGAATTGATTCCCCAAAGCTTGCTAATGAATTGATTTCCCCTGCATTTGCGTGCTGATAAAAATGTGACGATGAGCCAATTTTAAGAAGAGTACTTCTAATTACAACTCGTCTGGGTGGCAGTTGGCACCTTACGTTTAGAACATTCTGCAATGTTTGATCCACATTTGCATTGGTCCACTCATGTACTTTCTATGTTTTGGATGAAGTAGTGCAATATATTGAAGCTTGGAGATGATAAATGATCTTTATGGTATTTGGCTCAGATTCCGAATCATGTTGCCATCAAAATCGCTCTTGAACTGAAAAAGCTGCTCATAGACAACAGCCTTCTGGATGTGtaggtctctctctccctttctgaGTAGGGTTGTTCTTGCACGACAACATGATTGTGCTATTCTTATTTCATGTTCTATCTTGCAGCTCTCAGTCTGATTTGGAAGCTAACCTCTTCAAGGTAATTTATCCCTTGTCTCTGCTTTCCTCTTGGTCAGGTAATTCTTCAGAAAACATCTAAATTGGAAATTTGACATTTAGATCAAACAAGTGCCATACATTGCTAATATGTAGATGAGAAGTACACAAAATATTATGTCTTGATGAAAGAGAGATGTTACTGGATCACCTGAGCTGATACCACGTAGAACCTGTTCGCTAGTCATATATTAAGGAGCCttacatctcttttttttttttgtaataattcATTTGAAGGAATTATAagctttaatttgattaatatcacTTTTGAACTCTACTCAGTTTCCTTCCATTTGCTTTTTTAATGCAGCTCATGGAGCGGCGGGGTTATGGAGAGGAGTATATAAATCGTTACAAAATGATGACTAGGTAATTAAGCTCTGCTAGAATCTGCGTCACCTCCCCCCAaacattttctttccaaaacatATAGCAAGATTACAATTGACCTGATCTTTTTGTTCTTGAGATGACATGAACAATAAAAAGGGGGCCATTTTCTTTAGGTATTTTTGTAAAGTAGAATGTAAGAAATGCAATGGCTTGCAGTTGAGAATCGAAGGGTGAATTCATGGCTGGAAAATTCTCTATGACTTTGACTAATTTCTATATAGTTTTCATGGTGTGTGAAATGCATGCCTTATTGCAAGATGTGCAGTGCATCTCTTGATTTcctcaaatattttccttgtgcccctctctttctttctcttattttgttttatgtGTATATTAGCTTCCGGCAATCGACAATCTGTACTTTGATAAAATATCCTATTTCTTGTTTCTGTGAGTTGTTTCTGGTTACATGTTTTCTCACAGTGAAAGCAAGCTCATTTAAGAAGATGGTATTACAGGGAATTGTAAAATAAGAGTAAattactcaaaaaaaaaaaaaaaattcaggaggTGTCATGGAGTTTATTCTAAACCTGGGATTAATTCTTTTTCCAGATTTCACCATCAAAGAGTGCCTTTGGTTATCCTAGTGTGTGGAACTGCCTGTGTTGGTAAATCTACCATTGCAACACAGCTAGCTCAGAGATTGAATTTGCCAAATGTCTTGCAGGTAATAACTTTCCCCCTCAATCTTGTGGAGTTCTTCTGTGAAAGCAATTTGtctcataattttattttctatttgtaAATTCCATGCATGCAGACAGATATGGTATATGAGCTTCTGAGAACCTCGACAGAGTATGCTATCGTCTACCACTGTACTTCTGTTTTTGTTTGCAATACTTTGAGTTatgaaaatttatcacaatgAGCTAGAATCTCATGCACAATTTACTATTAGTGCACCACTAGCATCCATTCCCGTTTGGGCACGAGACTATAGTTCACCCGAGGAGCTGATTACAGAATTTTGTAGAGAATGCAGAATTGTTCGTAAAGGTAATCTCTCTGATCCCTTTCTCGGCCTTCTTCAGTTCTATAATTTTGTTCACCATACTAGCAGATTGATACTATACTTGACATGAACCATGTCGTTAGATATTTTCTGCTCAAAGTTTACTTTCAGTGCCTTTTTAGCAATTGGGCATAATTCCTGTGCTATTAATCTATTCTTTAGGCCTTGCTGGAGATTTAAAGAAGGCGATGAAAGATGGTAAGCCGATTATCATTGAGGTATGGACATATTATTGATcctttaaggaatttttattcACCTAATCTTTTTGTGCAATACTGCTGCTTACGAGACCGTAGGAGAATTGACATAGATGAGATGCCGAGCATGTCAAGAATGAAGCTTCTAATTTGAATACAAAGCTGCAAGCAAATTATTCTTGTTCCTTGTCATGAGACATGGAACAGAAATGGACCACTCTCTgattgtttttttcaaaatttgatagtATAGGGagctttaaaaagaaaattatagaaTAGTGGAGCTTTCACTCCAATACCAAGCTTAAAGTTTGTTCAGTGAAATAGAATCCACCTTATAGCATACCTTCTCGCTCCACTGTTAATGGAAAGTTGTGATACACTAAtccttttttactttgaatatttttgtcTTGAGCGCTATTTTTAGCTTGCCATCACTCCCCTATATTTTGTGCAATTTAAAATTCTATAAGTGGTGCTTAATGTTTGTTATCAGGGAATACATGTGGATCCAAGCATTTATTTAATGGATGACGAAAACAAATTGCCTGCTGATGATCCAGCAAAGAGCAAAGAGGCAAAACCCTTACCTGTTACATCAGATGGTTGTTCTGCCACTCAAATGGAAAATAATCCTTCAAGTATCTGTCGTAGTCATGATGAGAATAGCAATAGCTCTCTTGCTCAAGCGAACTTTGAAGAGGTTTATGTTGACCAGTTGCCTAAAATGTCAGTTTCTCTGGAATCTATGCATCTAGCTGGAAAAGCCACTGAATGTAAGACCCATGTTTCATTTGAtctctgctttcattttccctATCACCTCTGCAGATTTAAAATTGTATCGTCTTTCATGGGGTCGTGGAAAGAAGTCCTCCAAGACGTATGGTTCCATATTCTCGTTCTAAATTTGTTCAACAAGATAAAGACTGATTCCATAGAATGACAGAGACATTCATGTTGGTGGCAGTATGCCTAAATGTATTATATTAGAAGATATGCTATTCCCATTAAAGTTTTCTTATTT contains:
- the LOC115739018 gene encoding uncharacterized protein LOC115739018; translated protein: MLARRIVSVAKGTPKSLYSSSAQPSNEGKSSFVRKAVSFVLITVTGGVALSALDDLVIYHDCSSKAVDKASKSKAIIDALGEPIKKGPWYNASLAVAHQRHSVSCTFPVSGPQGSGIFQLKAVRNGDDTWLSFLRPRDWEILIMEALLHVPENEEKQRTFRISLPGDFPPPDSKACMSCSSSEQKHGETQKSSASA
- the LOC115738861 gene encoding uncharacterized protein LOC115738861 isoform X1, producing MSEKKFGLDCRHLPATGEMKKDKEKLKLSPSARKSPNRSSHGGSGEEHGGDGQGSDGGGGDDSSIPAVRFSSRNDSSKYDFVKVKVWLGDNCDHYYVLSRFLLSRMLTVTKIPNHVAIKIALELKKLLIDNSLLDVSQSDLEANLFKLMERRGYGEEYINRYKMMTRFHHQRVPLVILVCGTACVGKSTIATQLAQRLNLPNVLQTDMVYELLRTSTDAPLASIPVWARDYSSPEELITEFCRECRIVRKGLAGDLKKAMKDGKPIIIEGIHVDPSIYLMDDENKLPADDPAKSKEAKPLPVTSDGCSATQMENNPSSICRSHDENSNSSLAQANFEEVYVDQLPKMSVSLESMHLAGKATECQNVNDAEENTTMVTRKEKSGAEPIIVPIVLKMAEFDHKALLEEWISTRTFSGKCLLEDKDRLIGNLKTIQDYLCSFETQGLTVVNISATTFPQTLDHLHNYLLQCIELGISSSSSKSGGHTMEK
- the LOC115738861 gene encoding uncharacterized protein LOC115738861 isoform X3, with the translated sequence MSEKKFGLDCRHLPATGEMKKDKEKLKLSPSARKSPNRSSHGGSGEEHGGDGQGSDGGGGDDSSIPAVRFSSRNDSSKYDFVKVKVWLGDNCDHYYVLSRFLLSRMLTVTKIPNHVAIKIALELKKLLIDNSLLDVSQSDLEANLFKLMERRGYGEEYINRYKMMTRFHHQRVPLVILVCGTACVGKSTIATQLAQRLNLPNVLQTDMVYELLRTSTDAPLASIPVWARDYSSPEELITEFCRECRIVRKGLAGDLKKAMKDGKPIIIEGIHVDPSIYLMDDENKLPADDPAKSKEAKPLPVTSDGCSATQMENNPSSICRSHDENSNSSLAQANFEEVYVDQLPKMSVSLESMHLAGKATECQNVNDAEENTTMVTRKEKSGAEPIIVPIVLKMAEFDHKALLEEWISTRTFSGKCLLEDKDRLIGNLKTIQDYLCSFETQGLTVVNISATTFPQTLDHLHNYLLQVFSLPLPSHVE
- the LOC115738861 gene encoding uncharacterized protein LOC115738861 isoform X2, with the protein product MSEKKFGLDCRHLPATGEMKKDKEKLKLSPSARKSPNRSSHGGSGEEHGGDGQGSDGGGGDDSSIPAVRFSSRNDSSKYDFVKVKVWLGDNCDHYYVLSRFLLSRMLTVTKIPNHVAIKIALELKKLLIDNSLLDVSQSDLEANLFKLMERRGYGEEYINRYKMMTRFHHQRVPLVILVCGTACVGKSTIATQLAQRLNLPNVLQTDMVYELLRTSTDAPLASIPVWARDYSSPEELITEFCRECRIVRKGLAGDLKKAMKDGKPIIIEGIHVDPSIYLMDDENKLPADDPAKSKEAKPLPVTSDGCSATQMENNPSSICRSHDENSNSSLAQANFEEVYVDQLPKMSVSLESMHLAGKATECQNVNDAEENTTMVTRKEKSGAEPIIVPIVLKMAEFDHKALLEEWISTRTFSGKCLLEDKDRLIGNLKTIQDYLCSFETQGLTVVNISATTFPQTLDHLHNYLLQTWNEILSYYTQ
- the LOC115738861 gene encoding uncharacterized protein LOC115738861 isoform X4, with the protein product MSEKKFGLDCRHLPATGEMKKDKEKLKLSPSARKSPNRSSHGGSGEEHGGDGQGSDGGGGDDSSIPAVRFSSRNDSSKYDFVKVKVWLGDNCDHYYVLSRFLLSRMLTVTKIPNHVAIKIALELKKLLIDNSLLDVSQSDLEANLFKLMERRGYGEEYINRYKMMTRFHHQRVPLVILVCGTACVGKSTIATQLAQRLNLPNVLQTDMVYELLRTSTDAPLASIPVWARDYSSPEELITEFCRECRIVRKGLAGDLKKAMKDGKPIIIEGIHVDPSIYLMDDENKLPADDPAKSKEAKPLPVTSDGCSATQMENNPSSICRSHDENSNSSLAQANFEEVYVDQLPKMSVSLESMHLAGKATECQNVNDAEENTTMVTRKEKSGAEPIIVPIVLKMAEFDHKALLEEWISTRTFSGKCLLEDKDRLIGNLKTIQDYLCSFETQGLTVVNISATTFPQTLDHLHNYLLQAVM